A part of Desulfomicrobium baculatum DSM 4028 genomic DNA contains:
- a CDS encoding CoB--CoM heterodisulfide reductase iron-sulfur subunit A family protein, whose amino-acid sequence MASNSILVIGGGFAGITAALEAAEIGHEVFIIEKTPFLGGRVMQLNKYFPKLCPPSCGLEIQYQRIKNNPNVKFFTLAEVTKVDGSVGNYEVTVQIKPRYAGPSSPDLSDLCDDLSTEVVNDYEFGLATRKPVYMDAPFAFPQRYVVDKASLSDSDKSKVQKCDYLDLTEEEKTITLSVGSIIIATGWKPYDVTNLSNLGAGAVKNCISNMQMERLASPYGPTNGAILRPSDNRAPKKIAFVQCAGSRDENHLHYCSYICCMASLKQAQYVREQYPDAEVTIYYIDLRTPGRYDNFAKKILADEKIFAVKGKVAAVEQDSAGDDVWVTVEDAVSCSKSVERFDLVVLATGMQPSLAGASLPIDVPVDAEGFIVGGEEKGIFAAGCAKQPLDVMKSAQSATGAAMKAIQTVRGR is encoded by the coding sequence ATGGCTAGCAACAGCATACTTGTCATAGGTGGTGGCTTCGCCGGAATCACCGCCGCCCTCGAGGCCGCTGAGATCGGTCATGAGGTCTTCATCATTGAGAAGACCCCTTTTCTGGGTGGACGCGTTATGCAGCTGAACAAATATTTCCCGAAGCTGTGTCCACCTTCATGCGGTTTGGAAATTCAGTATCAGCGGATTAAGAACAACCCCAATGTGAAGTTTTTTACTTTGGCCGAAGTGACCAAGGTAGACGGCAGCGTTGGAAATTATGAGGTTACGGTACAGATCAAACCGCGCTACGCTGGTCCCAGCAGCCCCGATCTTTCCGATTTGTGTGACGATCTTTCCACGGAAGTGGTCAACGACTACGAGTTCGGTTTGGCCACGCGCAAGCCCGTCTACATGGATGCGCCGTTTGCTTTTCCGCAGCGCTATGTTGTGGACAAGGCCAGCCTGAGCGACTCGGACAAGAGCAAAGTCCAGAAATGTGACTATCTCGATCTGACCGAGGAAGAAAAGACCATCACTTTGAGCGTTGGATCCATCATCATCGCCACCGGATGGAAGCCTTACGACGTGACGAATCTGTCCAACCTGGGTGCGGGCGCGGTCAAGAACTGTATTTCCAACATGCAGATGGAACGCCTCGCATCGCCCTACGGCCCGACAAACGGCGCGATTCTTCGGCCTTCCGACAACCGCGCGCCGAAAAAGATCGCTTTCGTTCAGTGCGCCGGGTCCCGTGACGAAAATCATCTCCATTATTGTTCGTACATTTGCTGCATGGCTTCCTTGAAGCAGGCGCAATATGTCCGCGAGCAGTATCCTGACGCGGAAGTGACCATCTATTACATTGATTTGCGGACTCCTGGCCGCTACGACAATTTCGCCAAGAAGATTCTGGCGGATGAGAAGATCTTTGCCGTCAAAGGCAAGGTCGCGGCGGTTGAACAGGACAGCGCAGGCGATGACGTGTGGGTCACCGTGGAAGATGCGGTGTCGTGCTCCAAGTCTGTCGAACGTTTCGATCTCGTGGTTCTGGCCACAGGAATGCAGCCCAGCCTGGCCGGCGCTTCTCTGCCCATCGATGTCCCGGTTGATGCCGAAGGCTTCATTGTTGGTGGGGAGGAAAAAGGTATTTTTGCCGCGGGCTGTGCCAAACAACCTCTGGACGTTATGAAGTCGGCCCAGTCTGCCACCGGGGCAGCGATGAAAGCGATCCAGACGGTGAGGGGGAGGTAG
- a CDS encoding FAD-dependent oxidoreductase codes for MADKIGVYFDESSLGGVLDIQRLCDGVQKKWSDCCPVVKVHPRLATAEGRALIQADIDAGLINAVCVCGSSPRVDWDFYKFGQNILVDRVNLRELCVLCYEDPSKEKVAPGTTPELLFKMANDYVNMGVVKLQKATVPEDGGIEVVNRVLVIGGGWAGMSAALDVAAVGYDVTLVEKKDMLGGAAAGMYKTIPFAFPYDAAHATGVEKKIAQVQASDKIEVLLDSEIAGIAGAPGNYEVTVKVGKEERVVAIGSVVIATGWVPQDTAFLKPLGYGALKNVVTSREFEAMAKAGSIVRKSDGAKPAKVMFLLGFGDKLAPFEVKEEAARAAALAAAEVKEADDTPKTNFVKQDTYKHLSYSSELTSLTALKQANYVREFIPGGVAMVVYEHMMVPGMNELYYKAAQNDPTVMMTKGVISEVRDGGDGDIVVVLEDTLLGAKVEIEVDMLVLPTAMVPTTALDPVLKLKYRQGPAMPDLELFSGYADSNYICFPYETRRTGIYAAGTVRQPMTMATAEVDAAGAALKAIQCLESANRGMAVHPRSGDLSFPKFNLVRCTQCKRCTEECPFGALDEDEKGNPMPNTSRCRRCGTCMGACPERVIYFDNYNVDQIGSMIKQVEVPDDMEVGGPRMLILACENDAYPALDMAALRGKKWSPYVRIVPVRCLGSVNTIWIADAMSKGTDGCLLLGCKYGEDYQCHFVKGSDLCSRRMANIGETLGKLGIETERVQQMQVAIDEYDKVPGMIDEFVDAITKLGPNPFKGY; via the coding sequence ATGGCCGACAAGATTGGTGTATATTTTGATGAATCAAGCCTTGGCGGGGTTCTCGACATCCAGAGACTGTGCGACGGCGTGCAGAAAAAATGGAGCGATTGTTGCCCCGTAGTCAAGGTGCATCCGAGGCTGGCAACCGCCGAAGGACGAGCTTTGATCCAGGCGGACATCGATGCCGGCTTGATCAACGCTGTCTGCGTCTGTGGTTCTTCGCCTCGCGTGGATTGGGATTTCTACAAGTTCGGGCAGAATATCCTGGTTGACCGGGTCAACCTGCGCGAACTTTGCGTGCTCTGCTACGAGGACCCGAGCAAAGAAAAGGTTGCTCCGGGCACTACTCCCGAACTGCTTTTCAAGATGGCCAACGACTATGTGAACATGGGCGTGGTCAAATTGCAGAAAGCCACGGTTCCGGAAGATGGCGGGATCGAAGTCGTCAACCGGGTGCTGGTCATCGGCGGCGGTTGGGCCGGAATGAGCGCGGCTCTTGATGTCGCCGCCGTCGGATACGATGTGACGCTGGTTGAAAAGAAGGATATGCTCGGTGGCGCTGCCGCCGGCATGTACAAGACCATCCCCTTTGCCTTCCCCTACGACGCGGCTCATGCCACGGGCGTGGAAAAGAAGATTGCCCAGGTGCAGGCTTCCGACAAGATCGAAGTGCTCCTTGACTCCGAAATCGCCGGTATTGCCGGTGCTCCAGGCAATTACGAAGTGACCGTCAAGGTCGGCAAGGAAGAGCGTGTCGTGGCTATCGGGTCCGTGGTCATCGCCACCGGCTGGGTGCCGCAGGATACCGCTTTCCTGAAGCCGCTCGGCTACGGGGCGCTTAAGAACGTAGTTACCTCCCGTGAGTTCGAGGCCATGGCCAAGGCGGGCTCCATTGTGCGCAAAAGTGATGGCGCCAAGCCTGCAAAGGTCATGTTCCTGCTCGGATTCGGCGACAAGCTCGCCCCCTTCGAGGTCAAGGAAGAAGCAGCTCGCGCCGCCGCCCTGGCTGCCGCCGAGGTCAAAGAGGCCGACGACACGCCCAAGACCAACTTCGTCAAGCAGGACACCTACAAGCACTTGTCCTACAGTTCCGAACTGACGTCGCTGACTGCCCTCAAGCAGGCCAACTACGTTCGCGAATTCATTCCCGGCGGCGTGGCCATGGTGGTCTACGAGCACATGATGGTCCCCGGCATGAATGAGCTTTATTACAAGGCCGCGCAGAACGACCCGACCGTTATGATGACCAAGGGCGTGATCAGTGAAGTCCGCGACGGCGGCGATGGCGACATCGTGGTGGTTCTTGAGGATACACTGCTTGGTGCCAAGGTCGAGATCGAAGTGGACATGCTCGTGCTGCCCACGGCCATGGTGCCCACCACCGCTCTTGATCCGGTCCTCAAGCTCAAATACCGGCAGGGCCCGGCCATGCCCGATCTTGAGCTGTTCAGCGGATATGCCGACTCCAACTACATCTGCTTCCCGTACGAAACTCGCCGCACCGGCATTTACGCCGCCGGGACCGTGCGTCAGCCCATGACCATGGCCACGGCCGAAGTAGATGCCGCGGGCGCGGCCCTGAAGGCGATTCAGTGTCTTGAGTCCGCGAATCGGGGCATGGCGGTTCACCCGCGTTCGGGCGACTTGTCCTTCCCCAAGTTCAATCTGGTGCGTTGCACCCAGTGCAAGCGCTGTACGGAAGAGTGTCCTTTTGGAGCTCTGGACGAGGACGAAAAGGGCAATCCGATGCCCAACACCTCGCGTTGCCGCCGTTGCGGAACGTGCATGGGCGCCTGCCCGGAACGCGTCATCTACTTCGACAACTACAACGTCGACCAGATCGGCTCGATGATCAAGCAGGTCGAGGTTCCCGACGATATGGAAGTGGGCGGTCCGCGCATGCTCATTCTTGCTTGCGAGAACGATGCCTATCCGGCTCTGGACATGGCTGCCCTGCGCGGCAAGAAGTGGAGTCCTTACGTACGCATCGTTCCGGTGCGCTGCCTTGGTTCGGTCAACACCATCTGGATCGCTGACGCCATGTCCAAGGGCACTGACGGTTGCCTGCTCCTGGGCTGCAAATACGGTGAAGACTACCAGTGCCACTTCGTCAAGGGATCGGACCTGTGCAGCCGGCGCATGGCCAATATCGGTGAGACCCTGGGCAAGCTTGGCATTGAAACCGAACGGGTACAGCAGATGCAGGTCGCCATTGACGAATACGACAAGGTTCCCGGCATGATTGACGAGTTTGTTGACGCGATCACCAAGCTTGGTCCCAACCCGTTCAAGGGATACTAG
- the qmoC gene encoding quinone-interacting membrane-bound oxidoreductase complex subunit QmoC gives MSKTIKIEPNLQFVKELQEVGGADLKKCYQCATCSVACPMSPADNPYPRKEMVWAQWGLKDKLVNDIDIWLCHNCGTCSELCPRGAKPGDLLAALRNMTYRKLVKPAIIGEWMSSPKHLPILAGIPMAIFAFIWMIRAALVGSFFPLTEDGKIVYGNLFPGDFTIDPLFGLVAIFVAICFGLGIKNMIDGFKANVTETFVIGYKKPTLKDAIIATIKYDVLQHSRFKNCVDSPADEERVKGHQILFYGFVACAIVTSIVAVALWGGKVIPWLAPVGHTPMPLWHPVKILANVGAVLLVTGLTLLTRRRLNSDTKKSVSNYYDWYLLGVIWVVTLTGIGAQVFRLAGVAPLAFFTYYLHLVSIFMLIAYLPWSKLGHLVYRTTALIYARYIGRLPIDEKLIEDDKIFVI, from the coding sequence ATGTCCAAAACAATTAAGATTGAGCCTAATCTGCAGTTCGTCAAAGAATTGCAGGAGGTGGGTGGTGCGGATCTCAAGAAGTGCTACCAGTGCGCTACCTGCTCTGTCGCATGCCCCATGTCCCCTGCGGACAATCCCTACCCGCGCAAGGAAATGGTCTGGGCCCAGTGGGGTCTCAAAGACAAGCTGGTCAACGACATCGACATCTGGTTGTGTCACAATTGCGGAACCTGTTCCGAACTGTGTCCTCGCGGAGCAAAACCCGGCGACCTGCTGGCCGCCCTGCGCAACATGACCTACCGCAAGTTGGTGAAGCCTGCCATTATCGGCGAGTGGATGAGTTCGCCCAAGCATCTGCCCATCCTGGCAGGTATTCCGATGGCCATTTTTGCCTTCATCTGGATGATCCGGGCCGCTCTTGTCGGCTCCTTCTTCCCCCTCACGGAAGACGGCAAAATCGTTTACGGCAACCTTTTTCCCGGTGATTTCACCATTGACCCCCTGTTCGGGCTGGTCGCCATCTTTGTGGCCATCTGCTTCGGGCTTGGGATCAAGAACATGATCGACGGGTTCAAGGCCAACGTGACCGAAACGTTTGTCATCGGATACAAGAAGCCGACCTTGAAAGATGCGATCATCGCCACGATCAAATACGATGTCCTCCAGCATTCCCGTTTCAAGAATTGCGTGGACAGCCCCGCGGATGAAGAACGGGTCAAGGGCCATCAGATTCTGTTCTACGGCTTTGTGGCCTGCGCCATCGTCACGTCCATCGTGGCCGTGGCTCTCTGGGGCGGCAAGGTCATTCCCTGGCTGGCGCCTGTCGGGCATACACCCATGCCGTTGTGGCATCCGGTCAAGATCCTGGCCAACGTGGGCGCGGTGCTGCTGGTGACCGGCCTCACTCTGCTGACCCGTCGTCGGTTGAACTCGGACACCAAAAAGTCCGTTTCCAACTACTATGACTGGTATCTGCTGGGCGTGATCTGGGTTGTGACCCTGACCGGCATCGGCGCTCAGGTCTTCCGCCTGGCCGGCGTCGCGCCTCTGGCCTTCTTCACGTACTATCTGCATCTGGTCAGCATCTTCATGCTGATTGCGTACCTGCCTTGGTCCAAACTTGGGCATTTGGTGTATCGCACCACAGCGCTCATTTATGCACGGTATATTGGTCGTTTGCCCATTGACGAAAAACTCATCGAAGATGACAAAATCTTTGTTATTTAA
- a CDS encoding EVE domain-containing protein, whose amino-acid sequence MKYWLMKTEPGCFSIDDLAAAPNQTSSWDGVRNFQARNFMRDDMSVGDLILFYHSVKNPGVVGIARVARESYPDHTAWNPADRHFDPRSTPEKPLWFMVDVQFVEKFPHPVPLASLRGVKGLEMMELLKKGSRLSVTPVTDEEFKIVTRLARQ is encoded by the coding sequence ATGAAATACTGGCTGATGAAGACCGAGCCGGGCTGTTTCTCCATCGATGATTTGGCGGCGGCGCCTAATCAGACAAGTTCATGGGACGGGGTACGCAATTTTCAGGCCCGCAATTTCATGCGTGACGACATGAGCGTGGGCGATCTGATCCTTTTTTATCACAGCGTGAAGAATCCTGGAGTGGTGGGCATCGCCAGAGTAGCGCGCGAGAGCTACCCGGACCATACCGCCTGGAATCCAGCGGACCGGCATTTTGATCCCCGCTCTACCCCGGAAAAACCGTTGTGGTTCATGGTCGACGTGCAGTTCGTGGAAAAATTTCCGCATCCGGTCCCGCTTGCTTCGCTGCGCGGGGTGAAGGGTCTGGAAATGATGGAACTTTTGAAGAAGGGGTCGCGGCTGTCGGTCACGCCTGTGACGGACGAGGAGTTCAAAATCGTAACCCGTCTTGCGAGGCAGTGA
- a CDS encoding ABC transporter ATP-binding protein: MLLKIENLRVNYGNVEALHGVNLEVNEGEIVTILGANGAGKSTTLNAISGLVNITGGSIFFRDTALHKLPAHEIVKHKITQSPEGRRVFTTLTVQENLILGAFTSTNTERIQKSLKWIYELFPRLQERRKQMAGTLSGGEQQMLAIGRALMANPKILLLDEPSLGLAPILVKSIFATVKEINKSGVTVILVEQNAKAALKLAHRGYVMEVGNIVLADSAANLLINEQVQQAYLGGGH, encoded by the coding sequence ATGCTGCTTAAAATTGAGAATCTGCGCGTGAACTACGGCAATGTCGAAGCCCTGCACGGGGTCAACCTTGAAGTGAACGAAGGCGAAATCGTTACCATCCTCGGCGCCAACGGCGCGGGGAAATCGACGACGCTGAATGCGATCAGCGGCCTGGTAAACATCACCGGGGGTTCGATTTTCTTTCGCGACACGGCTCTGCACAAGCTGCCTGCGCATGAAATCGTCAAGCACAAGATCACGCAGAGCCCCGAAGGTCGTCGCGTCTTCACCACCCTTACCGTGCAGGAAAACCTTATTCTTGGGGCGTTCACATCCACCAACACAGAACGCATCCAGAAAAGCCTAAAGTGGATCTATGAGCTTTTTCCCCGGCTGCAGGAGCGGCGCAAGCAGATGGCGGGAACGTTGAGCGGAGGGGAGCAGCAGATGCTAGCCATCGGCCGGGCGCTGATGGCCAACCCCAAGATCCTGCTTCTTGACGAGCCAAGTCTTGGCCTGGCCCCGATCCTGGTCAAATCCATCTTCGCCACGGTCAAAGAGATCAACAAATCCGGGGTTACCGTAATTCTGGTCGAACAAAATGCCAAGGCCGCCCTCAAACTGGCCCACCGCGGCTATGTCATGGAGGTCGGCAACATCGTGCTCGCGGACTCGGCGGCCAACCTGCTCATTAACGAACAGGTGCAGCAGGCTTATCTGGGCGGAGGACATTAG
- a CDS encoding ABC transporter ATP-binding protein, whose amino-acid sequence MTLLSIENLSKSFGGLMAVNEVSFNVEAGSIVGLIGPNGAGKTTVFNLITGNYQPNTGTVLFDGQSLVGLPTHTIVERGIARTFQTIRLFQNMSVLENVLAGGHCRMRSGSLAAMFRTPTQRREEHESMRQAMAELEFVGLAHEWQNKAKNLSYGNQRLLEIARALATKPKLIVLDEPAGGMNDQETHDLIRLIRSIQDRGITVLLIEHDMGLVMRVCSSLVVLEHGAKIAAGTPAEIQANPRVIEAYLGVDSDE is encoded by the coding sequence ATGACGCTGCTTTCCATCGAGAATCTGAGCAAGAGCTTCGGCGGCCTGATGGCCGTGAACGAGGTCTCTTTTAACGTGGAAGCGGGCAGCATCGTCGGCCTCATCGGCCCCAACGGCGCCGGCAAGACCACGGTCTTCAACCTCATCACCGGCAACTACCAGCCCAACACGGGTACGGTCCTCTTTGACGGCCAGAGCCTTGTCGGCCTGCCCACCCACACCATAGTGGAACGTGGCATCGCCCGCACCTTCCAGACCATTCGCCTGTTCCAGAACATGAGCGTCCTTGAAAACGTGCTCGCAGGCGGACATTGCCGCATGCGTTCGGGTTCCCTGGCGGCCATGTTCCGTACGCCGACACAGCGGCGCGAGGAACATGAATCCATGCGCCAGGCAATGGCCGAGCTGGAATTCGTGGGCCTGGCCCATGAATGGCAGAACAAGGCCAAGAACCTGTCCTACGGCAACCAAAGACTGCTTGAAATCGCCCGCGCCCTGGCCACCAAGCCCAAGCTCATCGTGCTCGATGAGCCGGCCGGCGGCATGAACGACCAGGAAACCCATGACCTCATTCGCCTGATCCGTTCCATCCAGGATCGGGGCATCACGGTCCTCTTGATCGAACACGACATGGGCCTGGTCATGCGCGTCTGCTCATCACTGGTCGTGCTGGAACACGGGGCGAAAATTGCGGCCGGCACGCCCGCCGAGATTCAGGCAAACCCGCGTGTCATCGAAGCCTACCTCGGCGTCGACTCCGACGAATAA
- a CDS encoding branched-chain amino acid ABC transporter permease: MKSSNILYLAFALLMASCPMFLNAYWTDVFNNVGLYTILALSLNVILGHAGLFHMGHAAFYAIGAYTTAILNTTFGIPVLWIMPLAGIMAGFFAMIVARPIIHLRGDYLLIVTIGIVEIVRIALINNVFDITGGANGIFGISRPSVFGYKISKPDQFFYLIWGFAAVTIFLLLRLEHSRFGRALMYIKEDEVAAGGSGINVSHHKLVAFIIGAVWAGMCGTIYASKMTIIAPESFSFAESVVLFTIVILGGAGSIPGVILGAFLLVGLPEVFRGLAEYRMLVFGAAMVLMMIFRNQGLLPPGPKNYDVASLLPAGGRK; encoded by the coding sequence ATGAAATCTAGCAATATCCTCTACCTCGCCTTTGCCCTGCTCATGGCCTCATGCCCCATGTTTCTGAACGCCTACTGGACCGACGTCTTCAACAACGTCGGACTCTACACCATCCTGGCGCTCAGCCTCAATGTCATCCTCGGTCATGCCGGTCTTTTCCACATGGGACACGCCGCATTCTACGCCATTGGTGCCTACACCACGGCCATCCTGAACACCACGTTCGGTATTCCCGTGCTCTGGATCATGCCCCTGGCAGGCATCATGGCCGGATTCTTCGCCATGATCGTGGCCAGGCCCATCATCCACCTGCGCGGGGACTATTTGCTGATCGTGACCATCGGCATTGTCGAAATCGTGCGCATCGCGCTCATCAACAACGTCTTCGACATCACCGGCGGGGCCAATGGCATCTTCGGCATCAGCAGGCCTTCGGTCTTCGGGTACAAGATTTCCAAACCCGATCAGTTCTTCTACCTGATCTGGGGCTTCGCGGCCGTGACTATTTTTCTCCTCTTGCGACTTGAGCATTCCCGTTTCGGGCGCGCGCTCATGTACATCAAGGAGGATGAAGTCGCTGCTGGCGGAAGCGGGATAAACGTCTCCCACCACAAGCTGGTGGCCTTTATCATCGGCGCGGTCTGGGCCGGCATGTGCGGCACCATCTACGCATCCAAAATGACCATCATCGCACCGGAATCATTTTCCTTCGCGGAATCCGTGGTCCTCTTCACCATCGTCATCCTTGGCGGAGCGGGAAGCATTCCGGGAGTCATCCTGGGCGCGTTTCTTCTGGTCGGCCTCCCCGAAGTCTTCCGGGGCCTGGCCGAATACCGCATGCTGGTCTTTGGCGCGGCCATGGTGCTGATGATGATCTTCAGGAATCAGGGCCTGCTTCCGCCCGGCCCCAAGAATTATGACGTTGCCAGCCTTCTTCCCGCGGGAGGTCGCAAATGA
- a CDS encoding branched-chain amino acid ABC transporter permease produces the protein MEEFFQQLTNGLAVGGIYALIALGYTMVYGVLKLINFAHGDLFTIGAYLGLTLLVSMGLFDKIGPLPAVILLAVMVMILVAIIGAILERVAYRPLRQSPRLSAVVSALGASIFFQNAIMAIYSPKFLVYPHDILPKAAVNILGLDIPIMRIIMFSTSLVLMAALYFFIQKTKIGTAIRAAAIDQGAAKLMGINVDRVIMLVFCIGPALGGAAGLMVGLYYGQINFSMGWIFGLKAFTAAILGGIGNIPGAMVGGLLLGVIEALGAAYISIAWKDAIAFCVLILILIVRPTGLLGERVAEKV, from the coding sequence ATGGAAGAATTTTTTCAACAATTGACCAATGGACTGGCTGTCGGTGGCATCTATGCCCTGATCGCCCTAGGGTACACCATGGTCTACGGGGTCCTGAAGCTGATCAACTTCGCGCACGGCGATCTTTTCACCATCGGCGCCTACCTTGGCCTGACCCTGCTCGTCTCCATGGGCCTTTTTGACAAAATCGGACCGCTGCCCGCCGTGATTCTGCTGGCCGTCATGGTCATGATACTGGTCGCCATCATCGGCGCAATACTGGAACGCGTGGCCTACCGGCCGCTGCGCCAGTCGCCCCGGCTTTCGGCCGTGGTCTCGGCCCTGGGTGCGTCCATCTTCTTTCAGAATGCGATCATGGCCATCTACAGCCCCAAATTTCTGGTCTATCCCCACGACATCCTGCCCAAGGCGGCCGTAAACATCCTGGGGCTGGACATCCCGATCATGCGCATCATCATGTTTTCGACCTCGCTGGTGCTCATGGCGGCCCTGTATTTCTTCATCCAGAAGACCAAGATCGGCACGGCCATCCGGGCCGCCGCCATCGACCAGGGCGCGGCCAAGCTCATGGGCATAAACGTTGACCGGGTCATCATGCTGGTCTTCTGCATCGGCCCGGCCCTGGGCGGCGCGGCCGGGCTCATGGTCGGCCTCTATTACGGGCAGATCAATTTCAGCATGGGCTGGATATTCGGTCTCAAAGCCTTCACGGCGGCCATCCTGGGAGGCATCGGCAACATCCCCGGGGCCATGGTCGGCGGTCTGCTGCTGGGCGTCATCGAGGCCCTCGGCGCTGCGTACATCTCCATCGCCTGGAAGGACGCCATCGCCTTTTGCGTCTTGATCCTGATCCTCATTGTCCGGCCCACGGGCCTTCTAGGAGAAAGGGTGGCTGAAAAAGTATGA
- a CDS encoding branched-chain amino acid ABC transporter substrate-binding protein: MKRKLCTLGFLTLALVALTLGSAWAETIRIGLMCPLTGSWASEGQDMKQIVELLAAETNKAGGINGNQVEIVVEDDGGDPRQAALAATRLTTKEISAVIGTYGSSVTEASQNIYAESGILQVATGSTAIRLSEKGLPLFFRTCPRDDEQGMVAAKTLGDLGFAKIAILHDNTSYAKGLADEAKSLLEAQGKTIAFYDALTPGERDYNAILTKLKSAAPDVIFFTGYYPEAGMLLRQKMEMGWNVPMLGGDATNNPDLVKIAGNQASEGYMFLSPPVPADLDTPEAKAFIDAYKAAYGNAPGSVWAVLAGDAYRVIAEAIAQTKDTSSEKLAAYMQKEMKDFSGLTGKISFNEKGDRVGDLYRVYKVDAAGAFVLQP, encoded by the coding sequence ATGAAGAGAAAACTGTGTACACTTGGTTTCCTGACCCTGGCCCTCGTGGCGTTGACCCTGGGATCGGCCTGGGCCGAAACCATCCGCATCGGCCTCATGTGCCCCCTGACGGGCTCCTGGGCCAGCGAAGGTCAGGACATGAAACAGATTGTCGAACTGCTGGCCGCCGAAACCAACAAGGCCGGCGGGATCAATGGCAACCAGGTCGAAATCGTGGTTGAAGACGACGGCGGCGATCCGCGTCAGGCAGCCCTGGCCGCAACCCGTCTGACCACCAAGGAAATTTCCGCCGTTATCGGCACCTACGGATCATCCGTCACCGAAGCCTCCCAGAACATTTACGCCGAGTCCGGCATCCTGCAGGTCGCCACAGGCTCCACGGCCATTCGGCTGTCCGAAAAGGGCCTGCCCCTTTTCTTCCGCACCTGCCCCCGTGATGACGAGCAGGGCATGGTCGCCGCCAAAACCCTGGGCGACCTGGGTTTTGCCAAGATCGCCATCCTCCACGACAATACCTCCTACGCCAAGGGCCTGGCCGATGAAGCCAAGTCCCTGCTCGAGGCTCAAGGCAAGACCATCGCCTTCTACGACGCACTGACTCCCGGCGAACGCGACTACAACGCCATCCTGACCAAGCTCAAATCCGCAGCTCCCGACGTCATCTTCTTCACCGGCTACTATCCTGAAGCCGGCATGCTGCTGCGCCAGAAGATGGAAATGGGCTGGAACGTGCCCATGCTCGGCGGCGACGCCACCAACAATCCCGATCTGGTCAAGATTGCCGGCAACCAGGCCTCCGAGGGCTACATGTTCCTGAGCCCGCCCGTTCCCGCCGACCTCGACACCCCTGAAGCCAAGGCGTTCATCGATGCCTACAAGGCCGCCTACGGCAACGCGCCCGGTTCCGTTTGGGCCGTGCTGGCCGGCGACGCCTACCGCGTCATCGCCGAAGCCATCGCGCAGACCAAGGACACCTCCAGCGAAAAGCTGGCCGCCTATATGCAGAAGGAAATGAAAGACTTCTCCGGCCTGACCGGCAAGATCTCCTTCAATGAAAAGGGTGACCGCGTAGGCGACCTGTACCGCGTGTACAAGGTCGACGCCGCCGGCGCCTTTGTTCTGCAGCCATAA